CTACTTATTTTTATGTCACCATTTTCTTAAGTTTGACAATTGACTTGTGAACATTGGTGTGCACACATTTCTGATTTGTGTACTTCATATTGTAATACTCAAAAATTGATGTTATAATGACACTAGATGCTATAGTTGTTACTGAAAGATTTCAACATTTTCAGTTGCTGGCAGCTTTTATCGTCTCATTCATTGCAGTGATGGCAGTTATTGGTTCTCATGAGTACCTCCCCATCAATTTAGGTACTCCAGGGTTGGTAAGTTTCTAAGTGCTTCTTTTGCTCTTGACGCTTTACTGCAAAGCAATCATAATCTTCTCTGAATTTGATGTACCGATTCTATGTGAACAGGTCGGTTTGGCTCTCTCATATGCGGCTCCAATTGTATCTTTACTTGGAAGCTTCTTAACAAGTTTCACGGAAACAGAAAAAGAGATGGTTTCCGTTGAGAGGATCTTACAGGTAACTAAATTGAGTTAATATTCATAAAAGTTTATCACACAAATTGAGAACTCCTTTTTACtcctcattctagtatatggatGTTCCTCGAGAAGAAGATGTTGGAGGTTATCTGTTACATCCACAATGGCCACATCAAGGAGACATCAGTTTTGTCAATGTGACTCTTAAATACAAGCCACAACTGCCTCCTGCTTTATGTGGTGTTTCTTTTGCCATTGCTGGGGGAACACAGGTCTGTTTGTCTAAGTTAGATATCTACCATATCCTTTAGTTGAAAATTTAACACTTGCAAAATTACATGTCAATAAGATGGCCTAAAACTGTCTAAGGTTGGGAATTAAGTAATTGTAATTTCTTTGTTTTACATAAGGACGTGCTCTCAGGAACCTTGTATGAAGATAAAGCTAATTCCCTAACACTGTTTGGTGTTTCCATTATCTGGATTCTCCTGTCATTAATGGTTATTGATGCTTATGGTAGCTTTGAGAAACGTAATAGTTTATCATCTGGATTATCCAACCCTTAAATGTCGTGATGGATATGCTAAGAAATTGTACTTTTGCAATTTGTAAAGTTTACTGTACTTCTGTTTGGATTTTCTTGGAGAGTTTTCTGGCACTAGGGCAATGTCATGGGTCCTTTCTTTGAAGTTATCAAGATGATCAAAGGTTTCAAAAGCTATATTTCAAGGCATGGCTAGGAGGGATGAGATTCGAGTGGTGTGATATTTTGTGTTTCTTTTCTTGAAGTGTTAGCTCCTCCGGTTCCAGTAACATTGAAGTTAAAGGTTGTCCTGGTATCTATCAGGTTGGTATAATTGGAAGAACAGGTGCAGGAAAATCCAGTATTTTGAATGCCCTATTTCGACTCTACCCAACATGCGGAGGATCTATCATGGTTGATGGGGTAAACATTGTTAGTGTTTCTGTAAGATATCTTCGTTCGAGCTTTGCTGTTGTTCCCCAGgctccttttttgtttgaaggaTCAATAAGGTAAATGGCATAGAGAGATAATATTTGTTATGTCTTCTATGATGTACTGTCTTGCAACATTCCCTTCCTTTTTTCCTTCTGTAACACCAGCACTGACCAAAGCATGTGTTTATGTTAATGATGATTGGTTGGCTATATGGCTTCCTTTCACATCTTAGGAAAAATCTAGATCCATTGCAAGAGTATCGGGATTTTGAGATCTGGAGTGTCCTAGAAAAATGCCACATCAAGGAGGAGGTAGAAGCAGCCGGTGGACTGGATGTTCAACTAAAAGGGTCTGGAACAGCATTTTCTGTTGGTCAAAAGCAGCTACTCTGCCTTGCACGTGCTCTCCTCAAGTCCTGCAAGGTCGTATAATGTGTAAATGGAGTTGCTAAGGAGGTGTGTACGAGAAATGGAGAGGAAGTACTGACAGTTTACACTTTTCTGCAGGTGCTTTGCTTGGATGAATGCACGGCAAATGTGGACACTGAAACAACTTCAAAACTACAGAAAACTCTAGCCACTGAATGCCAGGGAACGACAGTTATCACAATTGCTCATCGCATTTCCACAGTTATGAACATGGACAATATCCTGATTTTGGATCGAGGGTTTCTGGTAAACTTACTGTCTTGACAAGAACTTGCCTATGTGTAAACTATGTCTACACATGAAATGAATTATAGGAATATAACTAAACTAGCTGACTGGTAACTAAGTCTCTTCGTGTTAATTATTTACGATTCTACTTATCTGGAAAATAGGGCGGCACAATGGTCAGTCATTATTCTTAACGATTTATTTCTGCCCATCATTTGTTTATGGTTTCATTGTCGTTCACTGACATGGTAGAGCCACTAGGAAAAAAATCTTCGTTTTACATCGCAAACTTGATTTATGCTTTGCTTGCTTTACCTCCATCGTTAAGGCTCTGATATGAACAACCAAACAAGTATTGGCACTCAATTTAACGCGTATCCACTCTATGTTGATTTGTCCAATGAACATTCTTCAATTGTTAAATAGGTGCATCTCATAGAGAAGTCAACTGCCTTAATCTTTTTGATCTGTCAACCTTACGACATTCTTTGATTGTTAAATTGGTGCATGTTAATAAAGGAATAGAAAAAGAAAGACCGTATCATGGTACAAGTCTATATTTAAAATGCTAATATGTCATCCAAATTGAGATTTATCCAGTTTCTCATCTTTCCTTTTCTTGCTTTACAGGTTGAACAGGGTAACCCGCGGGTTCTTGTAGAAGATCAGTCATCCATATTTTTCAGCTTTGCCAATGCTTCAAAAATGTGATGCAAGTATCTCCGATGATGACTCGAGTTTTCGTGGACTAGTTTGGCAACCGGAAGGAGCTGTATAGTAGAGCTACTCAGAAACTATCCGCTTTCAATCTCAATCTTGTGTTACTTCTAATTCTAATAGTTGCTACTTGCTAATGTACTAAGGTGCTGAACTAATTTTTAAGTATGAAGTTGCTGTAAAACCATTATCTTTACTTGAAATGATGCTGGAAAAAACCTTGGTAAATGTTCAAGGTTATAACTTCTATGGACTCGAGGGAATATTTTTACACGACATGTACCACTAAGATGTTCTTTTTCACATTTTAGTAAAACTATCTTCGAGTGACTTTCACACTGATTGAGCAATATATAATGTTAGGCTGAACCAACAAAGCATATGGATAtcctaaccttttttttttttttttttttttttgaggaattGATCTATTATGACAATTTACAaattgaatagaagaaaatgacatTTTCAGATCTCTCATGTGAAAAATCAAGATCTtataaaaaagacataaaattaaaacaaattTGTAAAGGTCTCCAAAAtcatttctcttcttttgtttcttttaatTACTATAAAGGCTATCCAACTCGAACGGAATGAAATGATATAGCCTATAGTCTCTGTTAGATTTTCCTTTTGAAGGAAATAAGACACATTTTTTTTCCTACATGCTTTCATTGGTCACTGACCAACAAAAGGAGACACAAAGTTGGACTAATTTTATTTTCAGTAGCTTCCATCAATTCAAATTTTCAATGATCAATCTTGGTCATTAGCATATGCTCATATTATAGTGGACCATCCGCGCGTCGGCCATaagttaaaaagaaaaggaaggccAAAATTAGCTTTTTTTAATGTGCCTGGAGCATAGTGAAAGAGAAACTCAAGATTAACTTTCTTGGCTTTAGATTATGGGGTTCGTTTGATTGCAAAGTaatcctccgttcacttttacttgtccgctATGAACTTTGCACATCTCttgaaaaataataaatgaagtgaatATTTTACCGtagtacccatattaattggtgtatggCTTCTTAATGGATTTGGAAAATGATTTGGAATGCGTAattaatgctaagggtaaaacaggaaaaaataaaGTGTCTTCTCttcatatgctaaaagtgacctgtaaaagtgaaaatttatttttagaatactggacaagtaaaagtgaacggaaggagtataaggcattatatttataatacTCTCTcaattcatttttacttgtccactatttcaaaaatagatttttacttttacttgttcacttccgcatattaagagaaaaataatttatttttcctattttacccttagcattaattactcattccaaGTCATTTTCCAAATCCATTAAGAAGtcatacaccaattaatatgggtactaTGGTAAAATattcactttatttattattttttaaggggtgtacaaagttcatagtggacaagtaaaagtgaacggagggagtacttgatAAAATTCAACATTAGCAATGTGACCAAGTTCAGTTAACATTCTGATATTTGCATAAAATTTTTGCATCGGCAATGCAATGTTTGGTTATTTGCATTCAagaatttatttattattttgcaCGGATAGAAGATGAAATAAGAGTACATGATTAATAATACATCAAAATTTCGTtatttctctttcttttgttttcttttttccttaAATAGATTTTTGTTATGTGGGGTCTAAACATCATAAATGAACTTGATTGGAGATATAGATATAAATAATTCCTACTATCAAGGATTAGACTATTTAGTTACTCCTAATTACCCCTTCCTAAGTTGAAAAGTTAAATTTATGAGATTTTTACGTTGAAGAGCAATAATTATAGTTCATCCCTCATTATATCATTATATGACACTATTTCTGTTTTCAggtccacatttttttttctaaaatgtttttaaaacattttttattacccaaaattatactccctctatttcaatttatttgaacctatttcctttttaatccgtgtcaaaatgaatgacctctttcctaatttgaaaacaaattcactttatgaatgatttacaaccacacaaattttcaaggcttattttgaaccacaagtttcaaaagtcttctctctatcttaaatgtcgtgctcacttaaatgagttcatataaattgaaacggaaggagtaatTCACAGTACTTCTGTCTAATCTCTTAATATGCAAATTCTATTTCGAAATGTTAAAAATTTGATGGAGGAAAATGATTCAAATATTCTTTTGATCTTTCATCATTAGAAGCCTCTGTTTGTCACTGTTCCCTAAAGAGTAAAGCATAAAGCAAAAGGCAAAATGGTTGCTCGTGCAATTTTCGGTGAATACGACTAGACAATGATTTCACACCCGCCCATAAAGTTAACTAAACATTAAACGGAGAAGAGAATTTTGAGAACAAAAAATGAAAGCACTACAATGAACTGTAGTTATTAGCAAGAAGaaacaaagcaatatataatCCCTTGTTGGTGAAAATGGTCCCATGGCATGTTCTTTTGGTTGCTACTACTGTCTAAGAACAAGAAAGCAACTCTCAGTTCATTACCATTTTCAGCTCATATCTCCCCATCCCATGCCTTCTTATCTTTCTTTTTTGAACCAATAAGATCAAGGTAGGCAACAAAAATCCTACTTTATATGTGTGGACGAAGCCAGAAACTTCATAAAAAGATTCAAAATAAAAAGAAGTAAAACATACGTAAAGGAATAGGACTATTATCATTTTAAATTAAGTTTTACTTTCCGTTTTCAAGTTAATTTTCACTGTGATTTTCAAGCAGTATCAacgttttattattttattttatttcgaaATTTTACACgtaattatttttgttttttcgCAAAGCAGCAAAATGACACATCTTACTCAAGGGCGGTGTGTTGGATTTTGCCATTTTGCCTACCGTGCTACATATGTGTGTCTTCACGAAGCAAAATAATAGATCCAAATAAGTCCTTGGCACACATGGCCACTAGCTATTACAACCTAATGTTTCATTTACACGAGAAAAAAAAACCACgttccttgttttatgatgttGATAATATAAATGGATAGTCAAGTAATACGTACTGAGAGTGTGATAATCAAGTCAATCAATTAATTAATACTATAGTAAAGTTGCTTTGCTTGAAAAGCAAAATAAAGTAGGCATAGACATATTGAGACGTGCACAATACACAGACAAATTAGACAATAAGATAAGCAGACAAAGCATCTGCATCCATTCTGTTGCCATTTCCCTTTAGGACATCTTTTGTTTCTCTTTTAGGATATCCAATTATGATccatcatctttttctttttttccttttcaccCCCAAAATCATAGTtttgtttctttaacttttttttttctttttcctttttctttttctgtttttccATCCTTtgtctctacaactttcatggaTCCAATGCTTATCTTAGGTTAATTCTGATAGTCTTTTTCCACCTGTACTGAATACTACACCAATCTAATAGCACGTGTCTTTACAAACATGGCTATCACGTAACCGTAGTTAACTAATACACATTGACATTTTAATAAATAACTTAGCTGTGGTAAATTAGTACTGTAATTTGGTGTAAACCCCAATGAGAGTAAAGTTTTTAGCTAACACTTCTCAAATTTCTACGATCTCCAGACCTATTTTACCATTAGTTTAACAATGGAAGAAACAATATAGTTGCAGGAACTTTTGACACATTATGACATTAACAAAATTTCAGGTGAAAGTACATTTTTTGTTACTTGTAAGACTACTATGAAATTCTTTCAAATAACAACAAAAGTTTAGTACTATGAAATACAGTTATCTTTTTATCTTTCACTTTAGTATTTTTAATTTACGTGGTTGCATTACTATGATTAACCAATAAGAATAAATGAAGAAAGGCTCCCATAAACTAGTTCCTCTGGCATTTTTGGAATTTCAGACTTGAGAGTGTGAGTCCTATAATACCAGAAGTACCTGGCCCTCATCAGGCTTAAATCATAAAGATCTGCAAAGAAAATTCTATGTTTAAAAGGTAATAGTAGTATATACAAGAAAGAACCTTTTATATCATgcgtatatatttaatatattcATCTTCAaaggaaatgaaagttgaaacGATAGCACTTAATTTGCTCTTTTGAAAATCTTGAAAAGGTGCTTTGCTATAATGGTAGTACTATAGTATTACAATCTTATAAGGATGCACCGCTGTTTTTCCATTCTTGTCTCAATCTGCTTAAAAAGTCGTCTTTTCTTTTATTAGAGGAGAAGCACATATAATAAACAAAACATAGAGACTAGTAGATCTCTTTGTCAAGATTTTATCTTTTCTAAAAGTTAGATTTATGTGTTCCTTCAAACTGCTCTATAGATGTATGTGTTACTTTAAAATGCTCTACCTTTTAATCCTCAACTTTTGTCATTACTATATATTCTTTAATACTCTTAATTTTTTGAAATCAATCCAAATAAGACAGACGTGAATTAAATTACTACTCCTATTTATGTCGGTAGTTTGAATCAAAGTCGAAATTTACTTACTACTACTTCCATTTATGTGGGTATTTTGAATCATTTGACACTTGAGTCCGACTCTGCGAAACGTCTAGTAGTCTTTGACTTGGTCTTCAAATCGTATGCTTCAGCTCGTTCTCGGCTTGCCTCGCTCTCGGGTTGGCCTTTCTACCTAACTAAGTAGTATTCCACTCGTGCAATGGGTGTATGGGTTGGCTCATGGTGCGATCAGCTGTGATATACTCAATTTCTTTTTTAGTAAGTTTATCTACAACATTTGGTGGCATCCTCATGGGCACGTTCCTCTCTAGGGAGGTCTAGTCAAATCGAATTTAACTAACTCACATGGAATCAGATTTAGTTTACCGAACTGATCACTTGAGTCTATAGGCTATTTTTGCTATCCAGTTCCTACAAGGTCAACTTTTAGACCGAGCAAATCCTTGTTATTTATATAAGTAGGTTGGGACTAAGGTCGCTCCTGGTAACCAAACTATTGTATAGTTTGATTTACTTAACTCACAATCTTCCCCATGTATTGCCTTGCCTCAATCAAAAAAATACATTATTAGATCATTTAAAAGATAATTATTTATAGTGAACCTGATTATTGACCTAGAAAATAAAAGTGATAATGCGCGTTAATAAGTTAAAATATACTGATATGTAAAACTCAATAAAAGTAACTTTCACTCAATATAATTCAAATTAAATCCTATGAAGTATTCATACTAGCTCTACCCCAGAATCCAGATGGCACGTAGGCCACATTTTCCTGCAAACCAAAATAAACTAATGTATACAAAAACCTGCACTGAGAGCACTCTATTCCAACATACCACAATCACTTTTCCCTTTGATACTTGCAAATTCTTCTTTGTTAGTCAAAAGCAACTCTGGCCTTCTGGGTCCCCCACACCCCCACTATTTCAGTACATTTCACCAAGGAAAAACACTTTCACTAATTCCCTTCTGCTTTTTTAATCATTATCATCCCTCAATCTTCAACTCAAAAGCTTACATCATTAAAATAGTACTACTACCAAACAGAAATTCAAAACACTCTTTATTCTACTACGATTAGTAGTACTATTCCATCAAGAACCATTTAAGACATTGCACTAATCCTCAAATGATTATCCAACTGTAAAGCAAGATCCATCACTCCCCcttaaaaaaagaacaaaaatagaaCTTAACAAAAACTTCTTGAACCTAGCAAGTCCTCAAAGTTCTCAACTTTCTTCTCCATTTCTTGAAATTTCTCTGTCCCAAGTGAGTTAGAACCTAAAACTAGATAAACAATGACTTCAAGACAGCCAATTCCTTCAAATCCAAGACACACGACAAGTATAATTTTTCTCATCATTACAACCTTAGCTTCACTTATAATCCTGTTTGCCattctttattttctttactATCTTTGGTACTCTTTGGTGCACCGTTCAAGAACTAATCCTTTTGATTCCAACACACCTCTTGTTAAGCTCCATAGGTTCAGTTACAAAGAGCTAAAATCAGCAACAGAAGGTTTTAGTGATTCCACTTCAATTGGAAAAGGTGGATCTGGAACTGTATTTAAAGGAATTCTTAAAGATGGGAAATTAGTTGCAGTTAAGTTATTGGACTCTGATTCATTCCAAAGTGAAAGGGAGTTTCAAAATGAGCTTCAAATTCTTGGTGGGATAAAATCTCCACTTGTAGTTTCACTTCTTGGTTATTGTGTAGAGAAAAGTAAGAGACTTGTAGTTTATGAGTATATGCCTAATAGAAGTTTGCAAGAATTACTTTTTAATGAGTCAAATTTGTGTATGAATTGGTCTAGAAGGTTTGATGTTATTCTTGATGTTGCTAGAGCATTAGCATTTTTGCACCTCGATTGTGACCCCCCAGTGATTCATGGGGATGTTAAGCCTAGCAATGTGCTTCTTGATTCAGAGTATAGAGCTAAACTTTCTGACTTTGGGTTGTCAAGATTGAAACTTGAGGAAGAATTTGGTGTGGATATGTTCAGTCAAGAAATGGGGAAGAGTCAAGAACTTTGGAAAAGTCAAGACCTTTCTGGGAATTTAGGGGCAATGACTACTACAGGTACTGAGACTCCAACACCTATTGGGACACCTATGGAGAGTCAAGATGAGGTAGATTTTGCTATGGCTTTACAAGCTTCATCTTCTTCCAAAGGTAGTaaaagtttccaaaatattaGACCCTTTGGCTTTAATTCTGTTACCCAAAATTTGAGTTTTTCTAATGAGAATGATGTAACAACTAGGAATGCCAAGGGAAAGGAAGTATCAGTTACTGAAAATGGTGTAGCAAGTTATGAAGAGGAGTTGGACTTAGGTGCTACTTTGGG
The nucleotide sequence above comes from Lycium barbarum isolate Lr01 chromosome 3, ASM1917538v2, whole genome shotgun sequence. Encoded proteins:
- the LOC132633078 gene encoding putative receptor-like protein kinase At1g80870, whose amino-acid sequence is MTSRQPIPSNPRHTTSIIFLIITTLASLIILFAILYFLYYLWYSLVHRSRTNPFDSNTPLVKLHRFSYKELKSATEGFSDSTSIGKGGSGTVFKGILKDGKLVAVKLLDSDSFQSEREFQNELQILGGIKSPLVVSLLGYCVEKSKRLVVYEYMPNRSLQELLFNESNLCMNWSRRFDVILDVARALAFLHLDCDPPVIHGDVKPSNVLLDSEYRAKLSDFGLSRLKLEEEFGVDMFSQEMGKSQELWKSQDLSGNLGAMTTTGTETPTPIGTPMESQDEVDFAMALQASSSSKGSKSFQNIRPFGFNSVTQNLSFSNENDVTTRNAKGKEVSVTENGVASYEEELDLGATLGGGDDKARNIKQWGKDWWWKQDGSGELCSKDYVMEWIGSQICPATNPEWDLEKKCSPRENNLDISAPQSKFEEVQETTLQEQEAEIPKKESQEDLAKNGKTRIKKPRKMKEWWKEEHLDELNKKNKKAKKLESYCKKRFKIPHFDIGKRMRFKRKRKFRMQDQNGDDPDGEFSFRKGWKRKHSRSMGSDMWSGDLFSRELSSTTSMRGTLCYVAPEYGGCGYLMEKADIYSFGVLVLVIVSGRRPLHVLNSPMKLEKANLISWCKQLAQGGNVLELVDDRLKDDYNKDQASLCINLALACLQKMPELRPDISDIVKILKGEMELPSLPFEFSPSPPSRTFSRSRRRQKSYAE